The following proteins come from a genomic window of Gimesia chilikensis:
- the miaB gene encoding tRNA (N6-isopentenyl adenosine(37)-C2)-methylthiotransferase MiaB → MSQSEEITQEVPPAVQADSAPDAVVTDHNHKLYIETVGCQMNMLDSELVVADLRKRGYELTQNVKEAETVLFNTCSVREHAEHKIYSSLGRLRYGARKNPKKVIGVMGCMAQKDQKLIFQKAPQVDFVVGTGQLAQVADLIDKARVNHSQNKRSRELAVGLGRKDGKRDEITNSFQSYDPLRDPEMRPSPYQAFVRIMIGCDKFCSYCVVPSTRGPEQSRSPREILSEVKVLADQGVKEVTLLGQTVNSYKHTQDGKLFRLSDLLYLIHDVAGIDRIKFVTSYPKDMTNDLLEAIRDLPKATRYLHVPLQHGCDDVLKHMKRGYTVEDYRDMMQRINEILPGCSVSSDFIVGHPGETEESHQKSLDSIREFRFKNSFIFKYSERPGTKAAERFADDIPEDVKKRRNNEMLDLQNEISEEDNAEFIGKQVEVLVEGPSKSALKASDNVSKESLAEQLMGRSKCDRIVVFDGNPRLAGSLADVEVIDVTPTTLIGNIITREYQHQTGASLPILQ, encoded by the coding sequence ATGTCTCAATCAGAAGAAATCACGCAGGAAGTTCCACCAGCAGTCCAGGCAGATTCCGCTCCGGATGCGGTGGTGACCGACCACAACCATAAGCTCTACATCGAAACCGTCGGCTGTCAGATGAATATGCTGGACAGCGAGCTCGTGGTAGCTGACCTGCGTAAACGGGGATATGAACTGACCCAGAACGTCAAAGAAGCGGAGACCGTTCTGTTCAACACCTGCAGTGTCCGCGAACACGCAGAGCATAAGATTTACAGCTCTCTGGGGCGGCTTCGCTACGGTGCCCGTAAGAACCCCAAAAAAGTGATCGGCGTGATGGGCTGCATGGCTCAGAAAGACCAGAAGCTGATCTTCCAGAAAGCCCCCCAGGTCGATTTCGTAGTCGGCACCGGACAACTGGCACAGGTCGCCGACCTGATCGACAAAGCGCGCGTGAATCATAGCCAGAATAAACGCAGCCGGGAACTGGCTGTCGGACTGGGACGAAAAGACGGCAAGCGGGATGAGATCACCAACAGTTTCCAGAGTTACGATCCGCTGCGTGATCCGGAGATGCGACCTTCGCCTTACCAGGCATTCGTCCGCATTATGATCGGCTGCGATAAATTCTGTTCCTACTGCGTGGTCCCTTCGACGCGCGGCCCCGAACAGAGCCGTTCACCACGAGAAATTCTGTCCGAAGTCAAAGTACTCGCCGATCAGGGAGTCAAAGAGGTCACACTGCTGGGACAGACCGTCAACAGCTACAAACACACGCAGGACGGAAAACTCTTCCGCCTGTCTGACCTGCTCTACCTGATCCATGATGTCGCAGGCATCGATCGTATCAAATTCGTTACCAGTTACCCCAAAGACATGACCAACGACCTGCTGGAAGCAATCCGGGACCTGCCCAAGGCAACCCGCTACCTGCACGTCCCGCTGCAGCATGGCTGCGACGACGTTCTGAAGCACATGAAGCGGGGATACACGGTCGAAGATTACCGGGACATGATGCAACGCATCAACGAGATTCTGCCCGGCTGCTCGGTTTCCAGCGACTTCATCGTCGGTCATCCAGGTGAGACTGAAGAGTCACACCAGAAGAGCCTGGACTCAATTCGCGAATTCCGGTTCAAAAACAGCTTCATCTTCAAGTACAGCGAGCGTCCTGGAACCAAGGCGGCCGAGCGATTTGCCGACGACATTCCCGAGGATGTCAAAAAACGCCGTAATAACGAAATGCTCGATCTGCAAAACGAAATCAGCGAAGAAGACAACGCAGAATTCATCGGCAAACAGGTTGAAGTGCTGGTCGAAGGTCCGAGTAAGTCTGCCCTAAAGGCCAGCGATAACGTATCCAAAGAATCGCTGGCGGAACAGTTGATGGGACGTTCCAAGTGTGACCGGATTGTGGTCTTCGATGGAAATCCCCGACTGGCTGGTTCGCTGGCTGATGTCGAGGTGATCGACGTGACCCCCACGACGCTGATCGGGAATATCATTACCCGCGAATACCAGCATCAGACCGGTGCATCGCTCCCCATCCTGCAGTAA
- a CDS encoding TIGR01777 family oxidoreductase, giving the protein MKVLISGSSGLVGSALCQRLEAEPDCEIVRLVRKQSPDTQQTSVVWNPAEGQLEPQAFDGVDTVVHLGGVNIAGKRWSPEVKQKIFNSRFQSTSLLASQLATLEQKPTVFLCASAVGFYGDRGEERLDESSPRGEGFLADVCQAWEQATLPAQDAGIRVVNMRFGMILDRKGGALGQMLTPFKMGVGGRLGSGKQYWSWIALPDVINALQFCLNHSELAGPVNFVAPDEVTNLEFTKTLGKVLSRPTCLPVPAWGVKTAFGEMGQELMLTSARVVPKKLNEAGFQFQYPQLEDAFRSVL; this is encoded by the coding sequence ATGAAAGTTCTCATTTCAGGAAGTTCCGGACTGGTCGGTTCGGCGTTATGTCAACGACTCGAAGCAGAACCCGACTGTGAAATCGTCCGCCTGGTCCGCAAGCAGTCACCAGATACACAACAGACTTCGGTCGTGTGGAATCCTGCAGAGGGACAACTGGAGCCCCAGGCATTTGATGGTGTAGACACAGTGGTTCATCTGGGGGGCGTCAATATAGCCGGCAAACGCTGGTCCCCGGAAGTGAAACAGAAAATCTTCAACAGTCGTTTTCAATCGACTTCCCTGCTGGCCAGTCAGCTGGCGACACTGGAACAGAAACCGACCGTCTTTCTCTGCGCCTCCGCAGTTGGCTTCTACGGAGATCGTGGTGAGGAACGACTCGATGAGTCCAGTCCACGGGGAGAAGGGTTTCTGGCCGATGTCTGTCAGGCATGGGAACAGGCCACTTTACCAGCCCAGGATGCGGGCATCCGTGTCGTCAACATGCGATTCGGCATGATTCTCGACCGCAAGGGAGGGGCACTGGGACAGATGCTGACGCCATTCAAAATGGGCGTCGGAGGCAGGCTCGGCTCGGGAAAACAATACTGGAGCTGGATCGCACTGCCGGATGTGATTAACGCATTGCAGTTCTGCCTCAACCACAGCGAGCTGGCAGGACCGGTCAACTTTGTCGCCCCGGATGAAGTTACCAATCTGGAATTCACAAAGACCCTGGGAAAGGTCCTGTCACGTCCGACCTGTCTTCCCGTTCCTGCGTGGGGCGTCAAAACCGCGTTTGGCGAGATGGGACAGGAACTGATGCTGACCAGTGCCCGGGTGGTTCCGAAAAAGCTGAACGAAGCGGGCTTTCAGTTCCAGTATCCGCAACTGGAAGATGCATTCCGCAGCGTTCTGTAG
- a CDS encoding phospholipase D-like domain-containing protein, whose amino-acid sequence MDRSQIRKMLLQTFEDFQMTRSERSALNQIFDHLNLSDHHLALIRAEAFQIFKDQQPVPGMREKSLGWLEDVMKILSRPASEDSAMKSEAWFSPHDECAHRICRMIGSATRQIDICVFTITDDRVSEAIQEAHRRSVSVRIISDDDKSFDPGSDIDRLSRAGIPVRIDRSQYHMHHKFALFDSKYVLTGSYNWTRSASEKNEENFIITSDPALLFRFESEFEKLWNRYDN is encoded by the coding sequence ATGGATCGTTCACAAATTCGAAAGATGCTGCTGCAGACGTTTGAAGATTTTCAGATGACCCGCAGTGAACGCTCCGCTTTGAATCAGATTTTTGATCATCTGAACCTCTCAGACCACCATCTGGCTCTCATCCGTGCTGAGGCGTTTCAGATCTTCAAAGATCAGCAGCCGGTCCCCGGTATGCGTGAAAAAAGCCTCGGCTGGCTGGAAGACGTGATGAAGATCCTCTCGCGGCCGGCCAGTGAAGATTCTGCCATGAAGTCGGAAGCCTGGTTCAGTCCACACGATGAATGTGCCCATCGCATCTGCAGAATGATTGGCTCAGCGACTCGTCAGATCGATATCTGTGTCTTCACAATTACCGATGACCGTGTTTCCGAGGCGATACAGGAAGCGCACCGCCGCAGTGTCTCGGTGCGTATCATCTCCGATGATGATAAATCCTTTGATCCCGGTTCCGATATCGACCGTCTCTCGCGTGCCGGGATTCCGGTTCGCATTGACCGCAGCCAGTATCATATGCATCATAAGTTTGCACTCTTTGATTCGAAATACGTACTGACCGGCAGCTACAACTGGACCCGGAGTGCGTCTGAAAAAAACGAAGAGAATTTTATCATCACCAGCGATCCGGCGCTGCTGTTTCGCTTTGAATCCGAGTTTGAAAAGTTGTGGAACCGCTACGACAACTGA
- a CDS encoding sulfatase, whose product MNVLNLLRYLFPVFLVLIIGNQSLQAQKSQARPNVLVILVDDLGYGDLSSYGATDLKSPHIDALLKRGMKFNNFYANCPVCSPTRAALLTGRYQDMVGVPGVIRTHPQNSWGYLVPSAVTLADVFQEAGYHTGIVGKWHLGLEAPNVPNQRGFDFFRGFLGDMMDDYYHHRRHDVNYMRFNEQQVDPEGHATDLFTEWTCDFLKQQAQTEQPFFLYLAYNAPHTPIQPPADWLEKVKQREAGIDPARAKLVALIEHLDAGIGEVVKTLDETGLSENTLVIFSSDNGGQLSVGANNGDLRDGKQSMYEGGLKVPTGIVWKGHISPNVETDFMAMSMDLFPTVCEAAGIKVPAGLDSVSILPTLEGKAQTPLRKHWFFRRREGGNRYGGKTIEAVRSGDWKLLQNSPFAPLELYNLKADPLEKENLAEKNRKKFNELSTLLRAEIQRYGSVPWQKPLK is encoded by the coding sequence ATGAATGTGCTCAACCTGCTCCGCTATCTGTTTCCGGTATTTCTGGTTCTGATTATTGGAAACCAATCCCTTCAGGCTCAAAAGAGTCAGGCACGTCCCAATGTGCTGGTGATACTGGTAGACGATCTGGGATATGGCGATCTCAGCAGCTATGGTGCTACAGATCTCAAATCCCCTCACATTGATGCGCTGCTGAAACGGGGCATGAAATTCAATAATTTCTACGCCAACTGTCCGGTCTGCTCCCCTACCCGGGCAGCATTGCTCACGGGACGCTACCAGGACATGGTGGGGGTGCCCGGCGTTATCCGAACCCATCCGCAAAACAGCTGGGGTTATCTCGTCCCCTCGGCAGTTACCCTGGCCGATGTCTTTCAAGAGGCCGGTTATCACACAGGGATTGTGGGTAAATGGCATCTGGGGCTGGAAGCGCCCAATGTCCCGAATCAACGTGGATTTGATTTCTTTCGCGGTTTCCTGGGTGACATGATGGACGATTATTACCACCATCGACGCCACGATGTCAATTACATGCGATTCAACGAACAGCAGGTGGATCCGGAAGGGCACGCTACAGATCTGTTTACAGAATGGACCTGCGATTTCCTCAAGCAACAGGCACAAACGGAGCAACCCTTCTTTCTCTATCTGGCATATAATGCCCCGCATACTCCCATCCAACCGCCGGCTGACTGGCTCGAGAAAGTCAAACAGCGCGAAGCTGGTATCGACCCAGCCCGGGCTAAGCTGGTGGCACTGATCGAGCATCTGGATGCGGGTATCGGCGAGGTGGTGAAAACCCTGGATGAAACCGGATTAAGCGAGAATACCCTGGTCATCTTCAGTTCCGACAATGGTGGTCAGTTAAGTGTGGGAGCCAATAACGGCGATCTGCGTGATGGTAAACAGAGTATGTATGAAGGGGGCCTGAAAGTTCCCACGGGCATTGTCTGGAAAGGTCACATCTCACCGAATGTGGAAACCGATTTCATGGCGATGTCGATGGATCTGTTTCCTACCGTCTGTGAAGCCGCAGGCATCAAAGTTCCTGCAGGTTTGGACTCGGTCAGCATTCTGCCGACACTGGAGGGTAAGGCACAAACACCATTGCGAAAGCACTGGTTCTTCCGTCGACGTGAAGGGGGCAACCGTTATGGAGGAAAAACCATCGAAGCCGTTCGCAGTGGTGACTGGAAACTACTACAGAACAGTCCCTTCGCTCCGCTGGAACTTTACAATCTGAAAGCAGATCCCCTCGAGAAAGAGAATCTGGCGGAAAAGAACCGCAAGAAGTTCAATGAGCTTTCGACACTCCTACGTGCAGAAATTCAGCGATACGGCAGTGTTCCCTGGCAGAAACCACTCAAGTAA
- a CDS encoding leucine-rich repeat domain-containing protein → MKWSQETFTSKLVWGLAFSLTILLVTGCGNKSDSNSKAATEFVLKLGGKVVPVHSDLPIETAADIPESGFAVREIDLTNAKLKNIDLQKLSDLPYLETLNLHGTNLTDKGLVLIQDLPRLKSLELSYTRVSDAEVSKLTRFPKLKKIFLYGTVIKPQTIDDLKSNLGGATVYK, encoded by the coding sequence ATGAAATGGTCACAAGAAACATTCACGAGCAAATTAGTGTGGGGACTGGCATTCAGTCTGACAATCCTGCTCGTCACCGGCTGTGGAAATAAAAGCGATTCCAACAGCAAAGCAGCCACAGAATTTGTACTGAAACTGGGAGGAAAAGTGGTACCAGTCCATAGCGATCTCCCCATTGAGACAGCCGCCGATATCCCGGAATCGGGTTTTGCCGTACGGGAAATCGATCTGACAAATGCCAAACTGAAAAATATCGACTTACAGAAACTGTCAGATCTGCCTTATCTGGAAACATTGAACCTGCACGGCACCAATCTCACGGACAAGGGACTGGTATTGATTCAGGATCTCCCCCGTCTGAAATCACTGGAACTGTCTTACACACGCGTAAGCGATGCTGAAGTCAGCAAACTGACCCGTTTTCCCAAGCTGAAGAAAATCTTCCTCTACGGAACCGTGATTAAGCCCCAGACCATCGATGACCTCAAATCCAATCTGGGTGGCGCGACGGTTTATAAATAA
- a CDS encoding peptide chain release factor family protein yields MTSSSPELLADEIHPASLDQDLLLKDCQIQNVRRSGPGGQHRNKVETGVVIKHVPTGVTAEASEKRQQGRNRSVALFRLRINLAIDCRLKHFGEAPSKLWQRRILNGTVKVNSEHDEFPALLAESLDVLTHFQFDPKEASLFLGCTSSQLIKFLKKEPRAFAWLNSKRQAAGMHALK; encoded by the coding sequence ATGACATCTTCTTCCCCTGAACTGCTGGCGGATGAGATCCACCCCGCCTCGTTGGATCAGGATCTCTTACTGAAAGATTGCCAGATTCAAAATGTGCGACGCTCCGGTCCGGGTGGCCAGCATCGCAACAAGGTTGAAACTGGAGTAGTAATCAAGCATGTGCCCACGGGAGTCACCGCCGAAGCTTCGGAGAAGCGGCAACAGGGGCGGAACCGCTCAGTCGCTCTCTTTCGACTTCGCATCAATCTGGCGATTGATTGCCGGTTAAAGCACTTTGGAGAGGCTCCCTCCAAACTCTGGCAACGACGGATTCTTAACGGGACTGTGAAAGTCAATTCCGAACATGATGAGTTCCCGGCTTTGCTGGCAGAGTCCCTCGATGTTCTGACACACTTCCAGTTTGATCCCAAAGAAGCCAGTCTGTTTCTGGGCTGCACCTCTTCACAATTAATCAAGTTTCTAAAGAAGGAACCCCGGGCATTTGCCTGGCTGAATTCAAAGCGTCAGGCTGCGGGAATGCACGCCTTAAAATAG